The DNA segment ACCGTTCTGCTCCTCGGACTGGGACCACTCGGTGGACATGTCCAGCAGGTTGACGAAGAAGTCGTTGCTCAGTTCGCCCGGCCGATCGGTGAAGATGCCGTGCTCACTGCCGCCGGCATTGGCGCCCAGGGCCCGCATGCCGCCCACCAGGACGGTCATTTCCGGGACCGTGAGGTCCAGCAGCGCGGCCCGGTCCACCAGGGCCTGGGTTGGGGACAGACGATTGCCGTCACCGTAGTAGTTCCGAAAGCCATCAGCAGTGGGTTCCAGTACGGCGAAGGATGCTTCGTCGGTCTGCTCGGCGGTGGCGTCGGTCCGGCCCGGTGTGAAGGGCACGGTGACCTCATGGCCGGCATCGGCAGCCGCCTTTTCAATGGCAGCGGCACCGCCAAGGACGATCATGTCTGCCATTGAAATGCGCTTGTCGCCCCAGCGACGGTCGTTGAAGTCGTCCTTGATCTCTTCGAGCACGCCAAGTACCCGCTCCAGTTCTTCCGGATCATTCACCGGCCATTCGTTCTGGGGAGCCAGGCGAATACGGGCCCCATTGGCACCGCCCCGCATATCACTGCTGCGGTAGGTGGCGGCGGAGCCCCAGGCCGTACGAACCAGCTCGGCCACGGTCAGGTCCGAATCCAGGATCTCGCCCTTCAGGTTGCGGACATCGCGGTCGCTGACCAGGGTGTGGTCCACTTCCGGTACCGGATCCTGCCAGATGAGTGCCTCGTCCGGCACTTCATCACCCAGGTAACGGGAGCGCGGCCCCATGTCACGGTGGGTCAGCTTGTACCAGGCGCGGGCGAAGGCTTCCTGGAACTCATCCGGGTTTTCCCGGAAGCGCTCGGAGATTTCCCGGTACTTGGGGTCTTCCTTCAGCGACAAATCGGTGGTGAACATGATCGGTGCGTGACGCTCGTCCGGGTCATGGGCGTCCGGCACCAGGTTGGACGCGGCGCCATCCGCCGGCACCCACTGGATACCACCGGCCGGGCTGTAGGTCTGCTCCCAGTCGAAGTTGAACAGATTGTCCAGGAACTGATTGCTCCATTGGGTGGGGGTGGCGGACCAGGCGCCTTCCAGGCCACTGGTGAAGGTGTCGGCGCCTTTGCCACTGCCGCATTCGTTCTGCCAACCAAAACCCTGCTGTTCCAGGCCGGCGGCAGCCGGTTCATCACCGATGCAGTCAGCATCCACGGCCCCGTGGGCCTTGCCGAAGGTATGGCCACCGGCGATCAGGGCCACGGTTTCTTCATCGTTCATGCCCATGCGGGCAAAGGTGTCGCGAATCCGCTCGGCGGCGGCCACCGGGTCGGGTTCACCACCCGGGCCTTCCGGGTTCACGTAGATCAGGCCCATCTGGGACGCGGCCAGGGGACGTTCCAGTTCATCGGCTTCGTCATGGCGCTCATCATCCAGCCAGATGCCTTCCGGGCCCCAGTAGACCGTGTCCGGCTCCCAGTCATCAGGACGGCCACCGGCGAAGCCATAGGTTTCAAAGCCCATGGATTCCAGGGCCACATTGCCGGTGAGGATCATCAGATCCCCCCAGGAGATGCTGCGGCCGTACTTTTTCTTGACCGGCCAGAGCAGGCGTTGGGCCTTGTCCAGGCTGACGTTGTCGGGCCAGCTGTTGAGCGGCTCGAAGCGCTGCTGACCGCCCACGGCGCCGCCGCGGCCATCAAAGATGCGATAGGTGCCGGCGCTGTGCCAGGCCATGCGGATGAACAGGCCGCCGTAGTGACCCCAGTCGGCCGGCCACCAATCCTGGGAATCGGTCATGACTTCTTCGATATCGGCCTTGACTGCTTCCAGGTCCAGGCTTTCGAAGGCTTCGGCGTAATCGAAGTCATCGCCGTAGGGATTGGATTCCGGGGAATGCTGAAGGATGGGAGTGAGGTCCAGCTGCTCGGGCCACCAGAAGTCATTGGATTTTCCGGTGGGATTGCCCTTTTCGGCGAAGGCAAGTCCGCCCATCATGGCCGTCGACAGTGCTACCGTCGCGGCGGTCAAGATAGGAATCGCTCGATTAGTCATTCATTATGCTCCCTGATTGTGTGAACAACGATGAGGTAACGAGCGATAGCTTATGTGCAACAAGATAATCATTCCAATTGTTTTTTGCTATTATCCTTATTGGCCGGACCGAAAAGCTTTGTCTATCTGCCCTTACCGGATTCGATCAATCAAGACGCGTTCATACGAGACGCATGGATTGAGTGACATTGGAGATGGGAGTATCAGATGAAACTGGAAATACCCACCGCTTGCGGGAATGCCCCTCGGAAGGCTTTTTTGGTGGAGTTCAACGTGGCCTTAGCCGAGGGACGATTCGATGAAGTGATCGCGGCCGTGACCGAGGATGTGGTTTGGCAGGATGTTGGGAGGCAGCGGCTAGAGGGTAAGTCAGCGCTTGAGTCTTATCTGAACGATCACTCGTTACCCAAAATTCAGGTGTTGCGCTTGTTCCGGGTAATCACCCATGGCCGGGATGCGACGGTGGATGGAGAGATGGAAACAGCCTCCGGCGATATCCTGTCCTTCTGCCATGTTTACACCTTCAAGGACACCCGCAATAACTGGATCCGTTCCTGTCATTCCTATCAAATCGGTGGTTGATTATGGCGGAGCATTCCCGAGCGTTTCGCATTGTCGATTTGGCTGAGGCGACCCCAGCTCAAATGAGCCAGACCGCCCACTTGCTCCACGAGACATTTCTGGGCCGTTGTGAGGATTGGCAGGATATGGATTCGGCCCGGCGGGAAGTGACTGACGCCTTGCAAGAGGATCGCATCAGTCGGTTCGCCGTGGATGCCAACAATCAGGTGATTGGCTGGGTGGGTGGCATTCCCGAGTACGGGGGACGCGTTTGGGAGCTGCATCCGCTTCTCGTGGCACGGGTCTGGCGTGGACGCGGGGTTGGCCGGGCCTTGGTTCATGAGCTGGAAGCGCTGGCGCGTCGCCGGGGCGGGCAGACCCTCTGGCTGGGGAGTGACGACGAGAATAATGAGACGAGCTTGAGTGGCGTTGATCTCTATTCGGATATTCCCGCCGCCATCCGTAACTTCCGCAAGTTGTGGGGCGAGCATCCCTGTGATTTCTATTTTCTCCTGGGTTTTTGTATCACCGGTGTGATGCCTGACGCCAATGGCCCCGGCAAGCCGGATATTTTCTTTGCCAAGCGGCTTTAGTGCCGTAGGTGCTCAAGAATGGCTTGGTAGCTTTGCCGGAGGGTCTCCAGTTCATGCACGCCGATGCGTTCATCCACGGCGTGGATGGTGGCATTGGTGGGGCCCAGTTCCACCAGCTCGGTGCCGGTGGGGGCGATGAAGCGCCCATCGGAAGTGCCGCCGGAGGTGGAGAACTCAGGGTTGATGCCAGCCTTTTCCGTCACGGCCCGGCGAACGGCTTCCAGCAGCTTGCCGCCTCGGGTGATGAAGGGGCGGCCGGAATCCCGCCAGAAGAACGCGTGTTCAGGGGCGTGGCGTTGAAAGACTTCGCTGACCACGGCCTGTAGGCCTTCCGGAGTCTGGTGGGGGGAATAACGAAAATTGAACCAGGCTTCGGCGGTGCCGGGGATCACGTTGTTGGCACCGGTGCCGGCATTGAAGTTGGAGGTCTGGAAGCTGGTGGGCGGGAAGTCATCATCGCCTTCATCCCACTGGCGGGCGCTCAGCTCGGTCAGCGCGGCGGTCAGCCGTGGAATGGGGTTGTCGGCATTCTGGGGGTAGGCCACATGGCCCTGTATGCCCCTGACGGTCACTTGTCCGCTGAGCGAACCCCGCCGCCCATGGCGGACCACATCACCCACTTGCTCTCGGCTGGAGGGTTCGCCCACCACGCAGTAATCGATCTTGACGCCCCGTTCATTGAGGGTTTGCATGACCCGCTTGGTGCCGTCCTGGGCCGGTCCTTCCTCGTCACTGGTGATGAGAAAGGCCAGGCGCATGCCCGGGTCCGGGTAAAGTGCTAGAAAATCCCGCACGGCCACCAGCATGGCGGCCAGGCCGCCCTTCATGTCCGCAGACCCTCGGCCCCACAGCCAGCCATCGGCCTCCACCGGATCGAAGGGCGGGTGGGTCCAGTTTTCCGCCGGGCCGGTGGGCACCACATCGGTATGGCCGGCAAAGCAGAACAGGGGCCCGCTATCACCCCGCACGGCCCAGAGATTGTCCACCTCGCCATAGCGCAGGTGCTCGCAGTCAAAGCCCAAGGTCTCAAGATACTCGGCGATAATCTGCTGGCAGCCGGCATCTGCCGGTGTAATAGAGACTTGCCGGATCAAGTGCATGGCGAGTTGATTGGGGCTCATGCCCAGGGTGTCAGTCACGCTTGAATCCTTTTACTCATGGCCGGATCGTTTCCAGGGAATCGGTGGGGCGGTCATCCGGGGCCGATTGGGCTTGGGGATCTCACCGAATCGCGCATCACCGGCTTCCCAGTCATCCTGGGCCTGGGCGACTTCCTCGCGGCTGTGACCGACGAAATTCCACCACATGGTGATATTGGCGTCCATGGGTTCACCGCCAATCAGCAGTGCCCGGCCCGGCGCCCCGGTGCTCAGGGAGAGACGGTCCCGGCCCTGGCCCAGATAGGCCAGCTCATTGGCCTGGAAGGTTTCCTCGTCAATATTGAGACTGCCTTCCAGTGGCAGGATGCCGTATTCGAAATCGGTTCGTAGGGCCAGTTCGGTGGTGGCGGCCTCCGACCAGGCCATGTCCAGACCCATGAGGGGAGAGTAGTGCAAGGTGGGGGCCTGCTCGCCCTCGAATTCACCCAGCAGCAGGGTCAGATCCAGGTGGTCCCGGCTCAGGCGGGGCAGATCTGGATAATGGTCAAAGCGGGGTGCCATGTGGCGCTTGTCATGGGGCAAGGCAATCCAGAGCTGAGCGGCGTGCAGCTGCTCTTCCCCGTCGGGAGAGGCCTCGGTATGGCTAATGCCCCAGCCGGCGGTCATCAGATTGACCTGACCGGGACGGATGCGCTGTTCATAACCCAGGCTGTCCCGGTGAATCAGCTCCCCGGCAATCATCCAGGTAAAGGTTTGCAAGCTGGTATGCGGGTGGGGGCCTACCTGCATGCCATCCGAGCCCGGCTCAAAGTGGGCCGGGCCGGCATGGTCCAAAAAGCACCAGGCTCCGATACGCCGCTGCTTGCGGCTGGGCAGGGCGCGGGCCACCGGGATGCCGCCCACATCCGATTCCCGGGCCGCCAGCCGCCGCACGCAGGGGGCAGTATCGCCATTCGGTCCCTTGGGGTCGGCGGCTTCCCGGTTCTCGTCCTGGGTGCTCATGGGCGCTTCTCTCCGCTCAGGCTCGGCTCAGGATGGGCGCAGGGCACCAGACGCATCCAGCACTTCCCGAACCAGGCCTTCAATCTGCTTTTGTTGCTTGTCATTGGACAGGCGGGGGGCATCGGCCTCGAAAGCATCTCCCGCACCGCCCACGGCCACCTGGGTGGGGGCTACCCAGCTGCCCAGTTTGGCCAGGGCATCGCGTAGAATCAGCAGGCAGCGCAGTCCGCCAAGTCTACCTGGTGAGGCGGCGCTGATGCCGATTACCTTGCCCTTGAACAGAGCGGTGCCCGGGGTGCCGTCCTCCTGGGGGCGGGACAGCCAGTCGATCACATTCTTGAGCATGCCGGGAATGGACCCATTGTATTCCGGGCTGCTGATCAATACCGCATCATGCTCGGCCAGGAGAGACTGTAGCTTGCGGACGTTTTCAGGAAATTCCGCCTGTTCCAGATCACCGTCATAGACCGGCAGGGGGTAGTCGGCCAGATCCAGCTCGGTGACCTGAGCACCCTGGTCACGGGCGGCCTGGCTGACAACTCGCTGAAGGCGGCGGTTGACCGAAGCCCGGCGCAGGCTGCCGGCCAGGGTAAGAAGTTTGATGGCTTCGCTCATGAAGACTCCTGTTGTTGTGGCAGGCTGGGTGCTAGGCCTGGAAGCGTTCTTGCCATTCGCTGTCCCTGAAACCGACCGAAATAGTACGATTTCGTTCCAGTATTGGGCGCTTGATGACGGTTGGGTTGGCCAGAAACAGGGCAATCTCTCCATCGTTGAGACCTTTCTGCTCGTCGGGATCTAGCTTTCGCCAACTCGGTCCCCGCCGATTAATCAGGCTATGACTGCCGACGCCGTCGAGCCAGCGCTGTAACTGTTCTGCGGTGAGCCCGTCCTTGCGGATATCATGCCACTGGTATTCGATACCCTTGTCATCCAGCCAGCGGCGGGCCTTGCGGCAGGTATCACAGTTATTGATGCCAAAAAGGGAGATAGTCATTCCGCACTCCGCAGCAGTTCGTTGATGCCCACTTTGGCCCGGGTGGCGGCATCCACCCGCTTGACGATGATGGCAGCATACAGGCTGTGGCTGCCGTCCTTGGCAGGCAGGGTGCCGGGTACCACCACGGAACCGGCCGGGACCCGGCCCCGGATGACTTCTCCGGATGCCCGGTCAAAGATTCGGGTGCTCTGGCCGAGGTACACGCCCATGCTGATCACTGCGCCTTCCTCGACGATCATGCCTTCCACGATTTCCGAGCGGGCGCCGATGAAGCAGTTGTCTTCCACGATGGTGGGGGTGGCCTGCAGGGGTTCCAGCACGCCGCCGATGCCCACGCCACCGGAGAGATGCACATTGTTGCCGATCTGGGCACAGGAGCCCACCGTGGACCAGGTGTCCACCATGGTGCCCGAGCCTACCCAGGCACCGATGTTGATGTAGCTGGGCATGAGCACGGCGTCTTTGGCCACATGGGCACCAGCACGAACGGTGGCCGGGGGTACCACACGCACCCCATCGCGACGGAAATCGTCTTCGCTGTAGTCGGCATGCTTGAGCGGGACCTTGTCGAAGAAGCGGGTATAGCCGCCATCAATGACCCGGTTATCCCGCAGGCGGAAGGAAAGCAGAACGGCCTTTTTCAGCCATTCATTGACGATCCATTCCCCATCTTTCTTTTCCGCCACCCGGGCCTCACCTGAGTCCAACATCCTCAAGGCCTTATCCACCGCCTCAATAACGGCAGGGTCTGCTTTCCCGGGACTGATATCTCCACGGTTCTCGAATGCTTTTTCAATTATCGGCTTTAGTTCACTCATGACTCTTTATCCTGTATTTATTTCGGTCAATCGTTGGCGGGCGAGGATTGAAAAATCCTGCACGAAGAACACGAAGAAAGGCAGAAGGGCACGAAGGTTTTATTGTTTAATAATCGTCATCTTACCAGTCTCTTTATTCCATTTCTTAGAGATAGGTTGTTGAAATTGATTAGAAGGCCGACGCGGAAATGTGAGAGCCTAAGGTAGCTTAGGAGTTGTGCGCTATGAATCGGTAGCAATCTGTCTACCGTTTTCAGTTCCAAGACCAAGCGGCTCTCTACCAGTAAGTCAATACGGTAGCCTGTCTCTAGATCAACACCCTTTTACTCTACATTTACGGCCTGCTGGCGCCGAGCGCTCAGGCCTGCCAGTGTCAGCTCATGAAGCAGGGCGCGTTCATAGGCAGACTCAAGTAACCCCGGTCCTAGCTCGCTGTGCACTTCGATTGCGCAGCCAATAACACGACGCGACAGCTCATCAAACTGATTTGATGGCATCCTTGCCTAACCTCCAATGTTTTTCCTTCGTGACCTTCTGCCTTTCTTCGTGTCCTTCGTGTATGCCTTTCCAATTTTGATCCCGTTCGCATAGCCAATCAATGGATTGATGGCTTTCTGAGATGTAGGTAATTTTTGATCAGTAATCTACATCTCGATTACTGGCTCTGCCCCTCGATAAACTGGCGGATGCGGTGGGCGGCTTGGGTGCATTCTTCCACGGTGGCGACCAGGGAGATGCGGAGGTGGCCTTGGCCGGGGTTGCCCTGGGCGGTGTCGCGGGAGAGGTAGCTGCCCGGCAGGGCGGTGATGTTCTGCT comes from the Natronospira proteinivora genome and includes:
- the katG gene encoding catalase/peroxidase HPI, with protein sequence MTNRAIPILTAATVALSTAMMGGLAFAEKGNPTGKSNDFWWPEQLDLTPILQHSPESNPYGDDFDYAEAFESLDLEAVKADIEEVMTDSQDWWPADWGHYGGLFIRMAWHSAGTYRIFDGRGGAVGGQQRFEPLNSWPDNVSLDKAQRLLWPVKKKYGRSISWGDLMILTGNVALESMGFETYGFAGGRPDDWEPDTVYWGPEGIWLDDERHDEADELERPLAASQMGLIYVNPEGPGGEPDPVAAAERIRDTFARMGMNDEETVALIAGGHTFGKAHGAVDADCIGDEPAAAGLEQQGFGWQNECGSGKGADTFTSGLEGAWSATPTQWSNQFLDNLFNFDWEQTYSPAGGIQWVPADGAASNLVPDAHDPDERHAPIMFTTDLSLKEDPKYREISERFRENPDEFQEAFARAWYKLTHRDMGPRSRYLGDEVPDEALIWQDPVPEVDHTLVSDRDVRNLKGEILDSDLTVAELVRTAWGSAATYRSSDMRGGANGARIRLAPQNEWPVNDPEELERVLGVLEEIKDDFNDRRWGDKRISMADMIVLGGAAAIEKAAADAGHEVTVPFTPGRTDATAEQTDEASFAVLEPTADGFRNYYGDGNRLSPTQALVDRAALLDLTVPEMTVLVGGMRALGANAGGSEHGIFTDRPGELSNDFFVNLLDMSTEWSQSEEQNGLYEGRDRQSGELKYTATPVDLIFGSHTQLRAVAEVYASDDADEKFVEDFIDAWSKVMTLDRFDI
- a CDS encoding nuclear transport factor 2 family protein codes for the protein MKLEIPTACGNAPRKAFLVEFNVALAEGRFDEVIAAVTEDVVWQDVGRQRLEGKSALESYLNDHSLPKIQVLRLFRVITHGRDATVDGEMETASGDILSFCHVYTFKDTRNNWIRSCHSYQIGG
- a CDS encoding GNAT family N-acetyltransferase, encoding MSQTAHLLHETFLGRCEDWQDMDSARREVTDALQEDRISRFAVDANNQVIGWVGGIPEYGGRVWELHPLLVARVWRGRGVGRALVHELEALARRRGGQTLWLGSDDENNETSLSGVDLYSDIPAAIRNFRKLWGEHPCDFYFLLGFCITGVMPDANGPGKPDIFFAKRL
- the dapE gene encoding succinyl-diaminopimelate desuccinylase; the protein is MTDTLGMSPNQLAMHLIRQVSITPADAGCQQIIAEYLETLGFDCEHLRYGEVDNLWAVRGDSGPLFCFAGHTDVVPTGPAENWTHPPFDPVEADGWLWGRGSADMKGGLAAMLVAVRDFLALYPDPGMRLAFLITSDEEGPAQDGTKRVMQTLNERGVKIDYCVVGEPSSREQVGDVVRHGRRGSLSGQVTVRGIQGHVAYPQNADNPIPRLTAALTELSARQWDEGDDDFPPTSFQTSNFNAGTGANNVIPGTAEAWFNFRYSPHQTPEGLQAVVSEVFQRHAPEHAFFWRDSGRPFITRGGKLLEAVRRAVTEKAGINPEFSTSGGTSDGRFIAPTGTELVELGPTNATIHAVDERIGVHELETLRQSYQAILEHLRH
- a CDS encoding pirin family protein, coding for MSTQDENREAADPKGPNGDTAPCVRRLAARESDVGGIPVARALPSRKQRRIGAWCFLDHAGPAHFEPGSDGMQVGPHPHTSLQTFTWMIAGELIHRDSLGYEQRIRPGQVNLMTAGWGISHTEASPDGEEQLHAAQLWIALPHDKRHMAPRFDHYPDLPRLSRDHLDLTLLLGEFEGEQAPTLHYSPLMGLDMAWSEAATTELALRTDFEYGILPLEGSLNIDEETFQANELAYLGQGRDRLSLSTGAPGRALLIGGEPMDANITMWWNFVGHSREEVAQAQDDWEAGDARFGEIPKPNRPRMTAPPIPWKRSGHE
- a CDS encoding NADPH-dependent FMN reductase, which gives rise to MSEAIKLLTLAGSLRRASVNRRLQRVVSQAARDQGAQVTELDLADYPLPVYDGDLEQAEFPENVRKLQSLLAEHDAVLISSPEYNGSIPGMLKNVIDWLSRPQEDGTPGTALFKGKVIGISAASPGRLGGLRCLLILRDALAKLGSWVAPTQVAVGGAGDAFEADAPRLSNDKQQKQIEGLVREVLDASGALRPS
- a CDS encoding Spx/MgsR family RNA polymerase-binding regulatory protein, with translation MTISLFGINNCDTCRKARRWLDDKGIEYQWHDIRKDGLTAEQLQRWLDGVGSHSLINRRGPSWRKLDPDEQKGLNDGEIALFLANPTVIKRPILERNRTISVGFRDSEWQERFQA
- the dapD gene encoding 2,3,4,5-tetrahydropyridine-2,6-dicarboxylate N-succinyltransferase; translation: MSELKPIIEKAFENRGDISPGKADPAVIEAVDKALRMLDSGEARVAEKKDGEWIVNEWLKKAVLLSFRLRDNRVIDGGYTRFFDKVPLKHADYSEDDFRRDGVRVVPPATVRAGAHVAKDAVLMPSYINIGAWVGSGTMVDTWSTVGSCAQIGNNVHLSGGVGIGGVLEPLQATPTIVEDNCFIGARSEIVEGMIVEEGAVISMGVYLGQSTRIFDRASGEVIRGRVPAGSVVVPGTLPAKDGSHSLYAAIIVKRVDAATRAKVGINELLRSAE